In one Streptomyces venezuelae genomic region, the following are encoded:
- a CDS encoding trypsin-like serine peptidase: MEGDAAHAGGGVNLPVDHASWRVRLRRWAASGSGDVLGAGVLFGADRVLTCAHVIRDPATGQRPDRVQVEFPLLQGLTRTPHRTATVAAGHWVPPFGKAQGDLAVLVLDDPAPLPSPVALHRTLDYRGATVLVDGFPEHQSGGQWLTGVCRGPGGEGDERVQIDLTGAGADSGQRLRGGFSGAGVREEGSDRLLGILAQADERGEHGYMIPAATVAKYFRRFAERYVTGPHAIPGHRVVSADAARTARPHGLQRTVTRWLNGDADAWDTEVLFIAEDDDRARQALYVVLNMADREQSPQLAVRPVGPGTDAPRDGGDSLLSRAGIAPRVGSIGLVLDLEGAALEDPGQPELREALAVLRHELRHAAGRRAAPRRRPAVAVLYADRSATEPAAAAKALGELAASGARLLLVVRSSTHGFTYALAEKLLPAERAAQWLLRIGSRVDALADTERSARRLFHRVEPHVVDPPVATGYAARAALWTVQLSNEMRPLTGRGGPRLLEKLSYAEQAVDTYLLRAERAESELRTVLDEHLRLRGLLRDHLARLARRGLAEHPDAVGPYRAAQRLLLAGPCPLADAERAVTAFARVVRRLADADAGGEA, translated from the coding sequence ATGGAGGGGGACGCGGCACACGCGGGCGGGGGCGTCAACCTGCCGGTGGACCACGCGAGTTGGCGGGTCCGTCTGCGGCGCTGGGCGGCCTCGGGCAGCGGTGACGTGCTGGGTGCCGGGGTGCTGTTCGGCGCCGACCGCGTCCTCACCTGCGCCCATGTGATCCGCGACCCCGCGACGGGCCAGCGGCCCGACCGCGTGCAGGTCGAGTTCCCGCTGCTCCAGGGCCTCACCCGCACCCCGCACCGCACCGCGACCGTCGCGGCGGGCCACTGGGTGCCGCCCTTCGGCAAGGCGCAGGGCGACCTCGCGGTCCTCGTCCTCGACGACCCCGCGCCCCTCCCCTCGCCGGTCGCGCTGCACCGCACGCTCGACTACCGGGGCGCCACGGTCCTCGTCGACGGATTCCCCGAGCACCAGTCGGGCGGGCAGTGGCTCACCGGGGTCTGCCGGGGGCCCGGCGGGGAGGGCGACGAGCGGGTGCAGATCGACCTCACCGGGGCGGGCGCCGACTCCGGGCAGCGGCTGCGGGGCGGGTTCAGCGGGGCGGGCGTACGGGAGGAGGGCAGCGACCGGCTGCTCGGGATCCTGGCGCAGGCCGACGAGCGGGGCGAGCACGGGTACATGATCCCGGCGGCCACCGTCGCCAAGTACTTCCGCCGCTTCGCCGAGCGGTACGTGACCGGGCCGCACGCCATCCCCGGCCACCGCGTCGTCTCGGCCGACGCCGCCCGCACCGCCCGCCCGCACGGCCTCCAGCGCACCGTCACCCGCTGGCTCAACGGGGACGCGGACGCCTGGGACACCGAGGTCCTCTTCATCGCCGAGGACGACGACCGGGCACGCCAGGCCCTGTACGTCGTCCTGAACATGGCCGACCGCGAACAGTCCCCGCAACTGGCGGTGCGGCCCGTCGGACCCGGCACCGACGCGCCGCGGGACGGCGGCGACTCGCTCCTCTCGCGCGCCGGCATCGCACCCCGCGTCGGCAGCATCGGCCTCGTCCTCGACCTGGAGGGCGCCGCCCTGGAGGACCCCGGCCAGCCGGAGCTCCGCGAGGCCCTCGCCGTCCTGCGGCACGAACTGCGGCACGCCGCAGGAAGGCGCGCCGCCCCGCGGCGGCGCCCCGCCGTCGCCGTGCTCTATGCCGACCGCTCCGCCACCGAACCGGCCGCCGCGGCCAAGGCACTCGGCGAACTGGCCGCCTCCGGCGCCCGCCTGCTGCTCGTGGTCCGCTCCAGCACGCACGGCTTCACCTACGCCCTCGCGGAGAAGCTGCTGCCCGCCGAGCGTGCCGCCCAGTGGCTGCTGCGGATCGGCTCCCGCGTCGACGCCCTCGCCGACACCGAGCGCAGTGCGCGGCGCCTCTTCCACCGCGTCGAACCGCACGTCGTCGACCCGCCGGTCGCGACCGGGTACGCCGCGCGGGCCGCCCTGTGGACCGTCCAGCTCAGCAACGAGATGCGCCCGCTGACCGGCCGGGGCGGTCCTCGTCTCCTGGAGAAGCTCTCGTACGCCGAACAGGCCGTGGACACCTACCTGTTGCGGGCCGAACGCGCCGAGAGCGAGCTGCGCACCGTGCTCGACGAGCACCTGCGGCTGCGCGGGCTGCTCCGCGACCACCTGGCGCGGCTCGCCCGGCGCGGCCTCGCCGAGCACCCGGACGCGGTCGGGCCCTACCGCGCGGCACAGCGGCTCCTGCTCGCCGGACCCTGCCCGCTGGCCGACGCCGAACGGGCGGTGACGGCGTTCGCGCGGGTGGTGCGGCGGCTCGCCGACGCGGACGCGGGCGGTGAGGCGTGA